In Deinococcus sp. HSC-46F16, the following are encoded in one genomic region:
- a CDS encoding vWA domain-containing protein: MRPRSAVLLALSPWLLAPELAPWPGGRAGAAASVAASTVTRAAPRVTLRRLPAALPPEQCRLPGPPMPTDAATFAASLPSRTRVVFVLDTSGSMRGIGDGQADIFGRVKAAVNGYVRSERPDRVDLLTFDQGLRSRRGYAFPADRTRWNTDLAALRADGRNTYLYRSLGEGLAPLQAGGYVTTVIVLTDGTDNDPAGDWTAARALAAFRGRGGLDTLHYVALGTPLPGDARAALRASGYARGVSLPVGEVPVLARVAPGTALRTVSDPARVSVPWPDGTPLTLSAPAGVTLARPVVEGGQAALRVGREVAPDTPALLCAPPAAEGGLPRRALLRLAVGETAAPSAGAGASAPARPRQTGLLWLNPGADRALGPGESVTLRYRLPAELASEALSLRLPPGLGGEVWTLPGGREVAVQLTRVGEGAGAGVPRLIGGGRTFDLTPVGGPGGGGDRAGGGLGAGWTVLAGLGLAALVGAGLLLGRRRRRPRPTPPPAPVHPAPEAVEGLEYTPALALSLVGRGGRRQPLAAPLDAPFDLGQLARVPHLSGLRLAHEAGGLRVLRVPADLEVSQGTRLLREGEVVRPGTLLGLAVARPSRSPHPPLGSLVGLGLPLSLHADGVGLRLSGPYGEHALTLAPGLVDLGLLLGAPALEGLRVTVSGPRVLLATVPSGLRLRRTADGAELRPGTYLPPETGLEWV, from the coding sequence ATGCGCCCGCGTTCTGCCGTCCTCCTCGCCCTCTCTCCGTGGTTGCTGGCTCCCGAACTCGCGCCGTGGCCGGGCGGCCGGGCCGGGGCGGCGGCCTCTGTGGCGGCTTCCACCGTGACCCGTGCCGCCCCGCGCGTGACCCTGCGCCGCCTCCCCGCCGCGCTGCCGCCGGAGCAGTGCCGCCTGCCCGGACCACCCATGCCGACCGACGCGGCCACCTTCGCGGCGTCGCTGCCCAGCCGCACCCGCGTGGTCTTCGTGCTGGACACCAGCGGCTCCATGCGCGGCATCGGGGACGGGCAGGCGGACATCTTCGGGCGGGTCAAGGCGGCGGTGAACGGCTACGTGCGCTCCGAGCGGCCCGACCGGGTGGACCTCCTGACCTTCGACCAGGGGCTGCGCTCACGCCGGGGGTACGCTTTCCCGGCCGACCGGACGCGCTGGAACACCGACCTCGCCGCGCTGCGGGCCGACGGGCGCAACACCTACCTCTACCGCAGTCTGGGGGAGGGACTGGCGCCGTTGCAGGCCGGGGGGTACGTCACCACCGTGATCGTCCTGACCGACGGCACCGACAACGATCCCGCCGGGGACTGGACGGCGGCGCGGGCGCTGGCGGCCTTCCGGGGGCGGGGGGGGCTGGACACCCTGCATTACGTGGCGCTGGGGACGCCCCTGCCCGGCGACGCGCGGGCGGCGCTGCGGGCGAGCGGCTACGCGCGGGGCGTCAGTCTGCCGGTGGGCGAGGTGCCCGTGCTGGCGCGGGTGGCGCCGGGGACGGCCCTGCGCACGGTGAGCGACCCCGCGCGGGTGTCGGTACCCTGGCCCGACGGCACGCCGCTCACGCTGAGCGCCCCGGCAGGAGTCACGCTGGCCCGCCCGGTGGTGGAGGGTGGGCAGGCGGCCCTGCGCGTCGGGCGGGAGGTCGCCCCCGACACCCCGGCCCTGCTGTGCGCCCCCCCCGCCGCCGAGGGTGGCCTGCCCCGGCGGGCATTGCTGCGGCTGGCGGTGGGAGAGACGGCGGCGCCGAGCGCGGGGGCGGGGGCCTCGGCTCCGGCGCGGCCCCGGCAGACCGGGCTGCTGTGGCTCAATCCCGGCGCCGATCGCGCCCTGGGTCCCGGCGAGAGCGTCACCCTGCGCTACCGCCTGCCCGCTGAGCTGGCCTCCGAAGCCCTCTCGCTACGGCTTCCTCCCGGTCTGGGTGGAGAGGTCTGGACGCTGCCCGGCGGGCGCGAGGTGGCCGTGCAGCTCACGCGGGTGGGGGAAGGGGCGGGTGCGGGGGTCCCCCGGCTGATCGGGGGAGGGCGGACCTTCGACCTGACCCCGGTCGGGGGGCCGGGTGGGGGAGGGGACCGGGCTGGTGGGGGACTGGGAGCTGGGTGGACTGTCCTCGCCGGGCTGGGCCTCGCCGCGTTGGTGGGAGCGGGCCTGCTGCTGGGTCGCCGCCGTCGCCGCCCACGGCCCACCCCGCCGCCCGCGCCCGTTCACCCCGCGCCCGAGGCCGTGGAGGGGCTGGAGTACACCCCCGCCCTCGCGCTCTCGCTGGTGGGCCGGGGCGGGCGGCGGCAACCGCTGGCGGCGCCGCTGGACGCCCCCTTCGACCTGGGGCAACTCGCGCGGGTGCCGCACCTCAGCGGGCTGCGGCTGGCACACGAGGCGGGGGGCTTGCGGGTGCTGCGCGTTCCCGCCGACCTGGAGGTCAGCCAGGGCACCCGCCTGCTGCGGGAGGGCGAGGTCGTGCGCCCCGGCACCCTGCTGGGGCTGGCGGTGGCCCGGCCCTCGCGCTCGCCGCACCCGCCGCTGGGGAGCTTGGTGGGGCTGGGGCTGCCGCTCTCGCTGCACGCCGACGGGGTGGGCCTGCGCCTGAGCGGTCCCTACGGCGAACACGCCCTCACGCTGGCGCCGGGGCTGGTGGACCTCGGGCTGCTGCTGGGCGCTCCCGCGCTGGAGGGTCTGCGCGTGACCGTCAGCGGCCCGCGCGTGCTGCTGGCGACCGTGCCGAGCGGCTTGAGGCTGCGCCGCACGGCCGACGGTGCCGAATTGCGGCCGGGGACTTACCTGCCACCGGAGACGGGGTTGGAGTGGGTGTAG
- a CDS encoding DNA topoisomerase subunit B yields MTQTPAYDASSISILKGLEAVRKRPGMYVQGGTGIDGYHQLLTEIIDNAIDEGLGGFADEVHVIMHADGSATVTDNGRGIPVDLMKSENRPAIEVIFTELHAGGKFGGGAYKVSGGLHGVGSSVVNALSTYLDVTVNKGGQLHHIRFEKGAVTTPLEVLGQTPADVTWSTKVTFHPDPQVFSEFENLFNYDRIRGRLRELAYLTGLKIVVRDERTELHAGEIREEVFHEEGGIANFARALVTDDTKLLYDQPIVMRGSHMDVEVEVAFIHANTYSSDNILTYANMIRTRDGGTPLTGFKTAYTRILNKYAKDKNLIKSGNPVPSGDDLLEGIYCVVSVKLGEPQFESQAKVKLLNSEAQTAVNAIVGEKFAEFLEENPKIGKTIVEKAAEAARAREAARKARDIVRRSNPLENDDLPGKLADCSSQDPAESELFIVEGISAGGSAKGGRERRFQAILPLRGKILNVEKSELNKILKNAEIRALIGAIGAGVEGTGDRMHFDLSNLRYHKIIIMTDADMDGGHIATLLLTFFYRYMRPVVEQGYLYIAQPPLYRIMVGREKKGTYLYTEEELKAHVARANKEGKKYEIQRFKGLGEMNADQLWDTTMNPETRALKQVKVEDLMETNEVFEDLMGSEVAPRKKFIQDNARFAEISV; encoded by the coding sequence ATGACCCAGACTCCCGCCTATGACGCCAGCTCCATCTCGATTCTCAAGGGGCTGGAGGCCGTTCGCAAGCGCCCCGGCATGTACGTGCAGGGCGGCACCGGCATCGACGGTTACCACCAACTGCTGACCGAGATCATCGACAACGCCATCGACGAGGGCCTGGGCGGCTTTGCCGACGAGGTTCACGTCATCATGCACGCCGACGGCTCGGCCACTGTCACCGACAACGGGCGCGGCATCCCGGTTGACCTGATGAAGTCCGAAAACCGCCCCGCCATCGAGGTGATCTTTACCGAGCTGCACGCGGGCGGCAAGTTCGGCGGCGGCGCCTACAAGGTGTCCGGCGGCCTGCACGGGGTCGGGAGCAGCGTGGTGAACGCGCTGTCGACCTACCTCGACGTGACCGTGAACAAGGGCGGCCAACTGCACCACATTCGCTTCGAGAAGGGCGCGGTGACCACGCCGCTGGAAGTGCTGGGCCAGACGCCCGCCGACGTGACGTGGTCGACCAAGGTCACCTTCCACCCCGACCCGCAGGTCTTCTCGGAGTTCGAGAACCTCTTCAATTACGACCGCATCCGGGGCCGCCTGCGCGAGCTGGCCTACCTGACCGGCCTGAAGATCGTCGTGCGCGACGAGCGCACCGAGCTGCACGCCGGGGAGATTCGGGAAGAAGTGTTCCACGAGGAAGGCGGCATCGCCAACTTCGCCCGCGCCCTCGTCACCGACGACACCAAGCTGCTGTACGACCAGCCCATCGTGATGCGCGGCTCGCACATGGACGTAGAAGTCGAGGTCGCGTTTATTCACGCGAACACCTACTCCAGCGACAACATCCTGACGTACGCGAACATGATTCGCACCCGCGACGGCGGCACGCCGCTGACCGGCTTCAAGACCGCTTACACGCGCATCCTGAACAAGTACGCCAAGGACAAGAACCTGATCAAGTCCGGCAACCCGGTACCCAGCGGCGACGACCTGCTCGAAGGCATCTACTGCGTGGTCAGCGTCAAGCTGGGCGAGCCGCAGTTCGAGTCGCAGGCCAAGGTCAAGCTGCTGAACAGCGAGGCGCAGACCGCCGTGAACGCCATCGTGGGCGAGAAGTTCGCGGAGTTCCTCGAAGAGAACCCCAAGATCGGCAAGACCATCGTGGAAAAGGCCGCCGAGGCCGCCCGCGCCCGCGAGGCCGCCCGCAAGGCCCGCGACATTGTCCGGCGCTCCAACCCCCTTGAGAACGACGATCTGCCCGGCAAGCTGGCCGACTGCTCTTCGCAGGACCCCGCCGAGTCCGAGCTGTTCATCGTGGAGGGCATCTCGGCGGGTGGCTCGGCCAAGGGCGGGCGCGAGCGCCGCTTCCAGGCGATCCTGCCCCTGCGCGGCAAGATCCTGAACGTCGAGAAGTCCGAGCTGAACAAGATTCTCAAGAACGCCGAGATTCGGGCACTGATCGGCGCCATCGGCGCGGGCGTGGAGGGCACCGGGGACCGGATGCACTTTGACCTCTCCAACCTGCGTTACCACAAGATCATCATCATGACCGACGCGGACATGGACGGCGGGCACATCGCCACCCTGCTGCTGACGTTCTTCTACCGCTACATGCGTCCGGTCGTCGAGCAGGGCTACCTCTACATCGCGCAGCCGCCGCTGTACCGCATCATGGTGGGCCGCGAGAAGAAGGGCACCTACCTCTACACCGAGGAAGAACTCAAGGCGCACGTCGCCCGTGCCAACAAGGAAGGCAAGAAGTACGAGATTCAGCGCTTCAAGGGCCTGGGCGAGATGAATGCCGACCAGCTCTGGGACACCACCATGAACCCCGAGACGCGGGCGCTCAAGCAGGTCAAGGTCGAGGACCTGATGGAGACCAACGAGGTCTTCGAGGACCTGATGGGCTCGGAAGTCGCCCCCCGCAAGAAGTTCATTCAAGACAACGCCCGCTTCGCCGAGATCAGCGTGTAA